The Vicinamibacteria bacterium sequence CCAGGCCAGTGCCCATGTGATGGAGCTCAATGTCGCTGTAGGCGTTCACGGGGGCCGCGCTCAAAGAACCAGTGGTGCTTGAGGGCTGGGTCGTGCCTACCGTCGGATTGTGGCAGGTGGCGCAGCCGATGGCGCGAAACAAGGCATGGCCATTGGCGATCGAGGTTGCGCTCACCGGCACTCCATTCAGCACGACCCCGCCGGGGGCGGGTGGCGCCAGGGTCCGCATGAAGTTGGCAAAGGCCGAGACGTCATCCAGAACTGCTGCTTGCGTCGGAGCGGCGGGATTGGAGTTGTCCTCCGGATAACCGGTCCCGGCAAGGTTGAGGCAATTCGAAGGGAAGCCTCTTTGGAACTGGTCTTCCCCCGGCAACGGACGCTCTTGGGTGAACAGGAGGTTGGATATACCCATCTCCACGTTGTAGGCCTCGCCGGCAAAGATGTGCAGCGACTTGTTCTGAGCCTTCCAGCCGAAACGGGTGATGGTGCCGTCATTGCCGTTGCGGTTGAAGGCGCCCGCGATGCCGAAATTGTTGGCGAGGTTGGCGGCCAGATTGCTCAGGAGGGTGGAGTCGTCAAGGTTCTCGATCAAGCCCGCCCCAAACGTAGGCGTGGGAATGCGGAAGATGATGTTGTTCGCCGCCGCGGCAATGGCGAAGCTCGGCTGCCCCAGCCGGCAGGTACCGGCGTCTGGGCGGCCCGTGACCGTGAACAGGTCTTCCACGCCGCCATTGGGCGCGTTGAGGTTGGCGGTCCCGTCAGGGTTGAAGAAGAACGGGAACCGGGCCTCCCGAGTCGGGCCGTTGGCAGTAATAAAGAACGGCGTGCTGTCGTTGGGGGCGGTCCCGTTGCTGGTGAACTGGAACTGCGGATTGACGGCCGCACCTGTCCCGCCCACGGCCGGTTGCGCGTGGCAGGAAACGCAGCTAATGGAGTTGAACCGGGGGCCGAGACCGTTGTTGCCGGTCGGGCTGTTGGAAACGGACTCCACGTCCTGGAAGCGCTTTTGGCCGTTCTGGAAAAAGGCGAGGATCCCAGGATTGTCGTCCGCCAGCACTGAAGGCAGGGCCGCGCCGGTGCCGCGGTTGGCGGCTTGAACTCCGGGGTCAGTTTGGGGAGAGGCGGCTCCGGCGACGAGCAGTGCCGCCACGAACATGCAAACCGAAAAGAGCTTGTGCGCACGCATAGGGGCAGTCTCCGTTCAGCGGAGGCAGCGGGGCCTCCGGCCTGAGAAAAACGAGCCCCTCAGGCCTACGAAGGCCCTTCCCCATGCCGTGATCTGGACCTGCGGGCGTTCAGCTGGGTGAACAGTAGGGGAAGCCCTGAGCGAAATCTGTGACTCGACTCACTACGATTGCCCCTTCTCGTATACAGTGGCCCATCCGCATACTTGATCTGGGAGGAGTTCACGCCGTAGCCTTAGGGAACCGCCCATGAAACGCAACCTCCAGCCCTTCGGCAACATCCTGGAGGCCATCGGCTGGACTCCTCTCGTCCGCCTGAGCCGCATCGCGCGGGGCATCCGCACTCCGGTTTACGGGAAGGCCGAGAACCTGAACCCGGGGGGCTCGGTCAAGGACCGGATCGGACTGGCCATCATCGAGGCGGCGGAGCGGAGCGGAGCGCTCAAGCCGGGCGGGGTCATCGTGGAGGGGACGAGCGGGAACACCGGCATCGGCCTCGCCATCGCCGCCGCCATCAAGGGCTACCGCTGCATCTTCACCATTCCCGACAAGATGTCGAGCGAGAAGATCCGGCTCTTGCGCGCCTACGGGGCGGAAGTGGTGGTGGTCCCGACCGCGGTCCCCCCCGACCACCCCGAGTACTACATCCAGAAGGCCAAG is a genomic window containing:
- a CDS encoding di-heme oxidoredictase family protein yields the protein MRAHKLFSVCMFVAALLVAGAASPQTDPGVQAANRGTGAALPSVLADDNPGILAFFQNGQKRFQDVESVSNSPTGNNGLGPRFNSISCVSCHAQPAVGGTGAAVNPQFQFTSNGTAPNDSTPFFITANGPTREARFPFFFNPDGTANLNAPNGGVEDLFTVTGRPDAGTCRLGQPSFAIAAAANNIIFRIPTPTFGAGLIENLDDSTLLSNLAANLANNFGIAGAFNRNGNDGTITRFGWKAQNKSLHIFAGEAYNVEMGISNLLFTQERPLPGEDQFQRGFPSNCLNLAGTGYPEDNSNPAAPTQAAVLDDVSAFANFMRTLAPPAPGGVVLNGVPVSATSIANGHALFRAIGCATCHNPTVGTTQPSSTTGSLSAAPVNAYSDIELHHMGTGLADNVSQGAAGGDQFRTAPLWGLGQRIFLLHDGRARNLLKAIAAHDSPGSEADITIDNFQFNLTPSQQQDILNFLRSL